GGGCTCTGATGCTGCGAACCCGCTGGCATCGGCCGTCAGCGTGTACTCACCGGCGGGGAGTTCGAGTTCGTACGTTCCGGTCTCCGACCCGACGGTGTAGGTGAACGCGCGGTCGCCCTTCGAGGCGGTGACTGTGGCCTGTGAGACGGACTCGTTGTCCGTGCTTTCGATACTGCCAGTCACCGTCCCTGTCTCGGTTCCCTGCTGCTGGTTGTAGTACTCGCTGGTCGCGCTACTTGATCCATCCTCGCCGACGAAGAGAGCGAACTCCGCTGACCGCGTTTCGCCGGGGTCGAGACGGTGTTCGAGCCACGGGTCAATCCAGGTCGTGGAACCCGTGTACGAGGTAAAGGAGCCGTTCCCGCCCCAGACGCCGTAGCTCACGCGGTCACCAGTGAGCGCGGCCCAGGGCTGGTCGAGTGTGTCGGCACTCACTGGCGGCGAGCGCGTCTCCTCGATTCTCCCCGAACCGGGGAGCCAGGTCGACTGCCCCTCGGAACTCAGTGCTGCCCCGCTCTGGAGACGCTCGGAATCATTGACCGGAAGGCGCTGGTCGCCGCCGTTCTCCATCGTGGTGTTGATCCAGATGTGGCTGGAATTGGCCGGCAGCGTGTACGTCGTCGTGACTGAAACGTTCGGGTTCGTACTGACGTGGCCGGTCGCGGTGACGACTGCTGCGTCGTTCGGACCGGTTGCGTTCTGGCGCTCGAAGGACTCGTAGTTCGGCCACGTTCCGAAGTTGTTGAACGCGAACTCGGCGACGCCGATCTGGTCGGTCGTCAGCCCGTACGCGTTGGCGTCGTAGATACCGCCCGGCAACGTGCCGAAAGGACCGTTAGTTTCAGTGCCGATAGCGGCGGCGACTTCGCTGTTTTTCAGGACGATGGTCTCGTTCGCCGGCGTCTCGCCGCCCTTGATTTGCTCGCCGGTGACGGCGACCGGCCTGTCCGGTCGCTCGACGTGGCCCGACGAGGCCAGCCACTTCACCGTTCGGAAGAGGAACGGCCGCGTATCGGTCTGCTGGTGTTCGGCCTGCCACTCGTCGGTGAGATACGTCGTGAGCGACTTCTGGCTGCCGAAGGCGACGACGCGGCCGTTGTCACCGATGTCCCACGTCGCGGCCGCACCGACGATGCGCTCGCCGCGGGGGTACTCTTTCTCTGTCGTGGAGTAGGTGTACTCGTAGGTATCGCTGTCACCGTACAGCAGCGGGGCCTGCGTCCCGTTTTCCGTGTCGGTGACGTTGAGACTGACCCCGTCGTACTCTACGGTGTCGACGTTGTTCATTATCGGATGGCGGCCCGTGTTGTGCAGGATGACCCGCCACTCGTAGTCCTCGACGGTCTTGTTGGTCGGATCTTGAACGTTCCGGAGCCACTTGTCGCTCTCGCCGTTGAAGTGGAGGCCGTACGGGTCGGTGATGTCGTTGAGCTTGCCGGCGTGGCCCTGTAGTGGTGAGGTCCAGTCCCCGACGACGAACAGGCTGCCGCCGTTTCTGACGTACTCGTCGATTGCATCCTGCTCGGCCTCGCTATAGGCCGTCTGGGGGACGGGAATGATGACCACGTCGTAGTCCGACAGCCCGTTCGCGGCCGAACTGTTCCACGAGGTCAGCCCGCCGGTCGTCGACCGTTTCGTGTCGACGTCGTACCCGCGTTCGCTGAGTCGGTTTGCGAACTTCGTGAACGTCGAGCCCTGATGACTCCCGTCGATCAACACGTCGACGCCGGCACCGCTGTTGTTGAGATCGACGGAATCATCAGGAACCGGACAGCTCCCGTCGAGCTGACAGGTCGCCCCACCAGCCGAAGCCGTCTGTGTTGCTGTCTGACTGTTCGCCGTTGCTAGCTCGTTTTGTTCGCTCGGTGCAGCAGCGGCGCTTCCGAGGAAGCCGGTGCTGACAACCGACAAAACGAGTAGTACGCTGAGTAGTACTGGCCGTATGTGATTTCTATCCATCACTTCCTGTACGGTATTGTGACTATATAGTTAAAATTTATGATAGACGCACTGTTGCCGGATACTGACTGTTCTCCGTAACGAATGATCGACTTTCCCCCTGAGCTGTGGCCCGGACTTCGGGGATGGATGAACCCTCAGCTGTCCCCCAGTATCGCACCGCTTGGGCAGTATAAGACGGCTTTGGCGGACACACCTGGTCTGTCGGCCACACATTCCGACACACGGATTGTGGTAGCGACGACGGCCCGACAGATCGCCCACAGGTCTGTCTCCGGCGGTGTCCGTGTCACAACCGGTACGTACCAGCTTTTAAGACCCGATGGGCGGAACTTCGGAGGTATGTCACGCAAAGTCTTCTTTGATACGGACCCTGGCTGCGACGACGCGGTCATGCTGGCGATGGCGCTCGGTCACGATGCAATCGACGTTGTCGGTCTCTCGACTGTCTGCGGGAACACGACTATCGAGAACACGACGCGAAACGCCCACGCGATACTGGGCCTCGGTGGCTACGACGTTCCGGTGTCCCGGGGCTGTGGGCGTCCGCTCGTCGACGATCTCACGACCGCCGAGTGGATTCACGGCGAGAACGGGCTCCACGGCGACATCCCCGACGCCGACGGCGACACGCGGGACATCCACGGGGCCGACGCAATCGTCGAAGCCGCCCACGAGTACGGGGACGAACTGACGATCGCAGCCGTCGGTCCGCTTCCGAATCTGGCGATCGCACTGGCCAAGGAGCCCCGGTTACCCGACCTCGTCGAGGACATCTATCTCATGGGTGGGGCGGCGATGACGACCGGGAACGTGACGCCGATGGCCGAGGCCAACTTCCACAACGACCCCGCGGCGGCCAGCCGCGTCCTGCAGGACGCCAACACGCGGATGGTCGGCCTGGACGTGACCAACCGCGCCACCGTCTCCCCCGAGTTCATCGAGGAGTTCCGCACGGCCGACGGCGTCCGCGGAACCATCGCCGAGTGGCTCGACTACCGACCCGACTCCGGGACCTACCCGCTGGCCGACGCACCGGCTATCCACGACGCCGCCGTCGTCGCCGATCTCATCGACGAATCGGTACTCACCTTCGAGGAGTACCACATTGAGGTAGACACGACCGGCGGTCCCTGCCACGGGGCCGTCATCTGTGACGAGCACGGCACGACCGACAACGACCCCAACAATCGTGTCGCTGTCGACATCGACGTCGACCGATACCGGGACATCCTTGAGACGGGCCTCCAAGCCTACGCGACGCAGTAGCGACCGCTTGCTGTGTCGGTTCTGCTATTACAACGCCCTGATAACACCCGTGAAACTGTCTTCGGGGCGAAAATCCGATGAGCCGACAGCCTGAAGCCACGGAAACCAGACCACTGAGGCGCGGACTGCTCCACCGCTGCAGCACGAGTGTGTCCGAACTTGCGCTACTGTGCTATTGCCGACCGAATGCCAATATGGCACAAGTCTGTGATTCACTTTGTGCAATATTACCACACCAGCGTCTGTGTGGATTATTTGTTGTAGTTCCGTCAAATTAGCACCCAGCAAACATTTTATATAAACGTTCAATCTAATGTATGCTGTGTCACGAAGCAACAAAGAAGACCTAGAAGCCGCTTCAGCGGACCGATCGGAGAACGATACGACGAACACACCAGTCGACCGGCGGAAGTTCCTCTCGGCTACTGCTGCACTCGGCGTTGCGGGAATCGCCGGCTGTGCTTCCAGTTCCGACAACGGCACCGAGCAGACCGACGAAGCATCTACAGATGCTGAGGAGACCACGACCTCATCTGGCACGGCCGAGAGCACATCTGAACCTGCAACGGGCGAGGTGACGCTCGTCCACGACACCCACGTCCACGGCAGTTATGGCGACCTCGAAGAGGCGGCGAACATCGCTACCTACTTCGACCTGATGAATCAGATCGCGGACAACAACGACCACTCAATAAAGGTCGGATCCGGCGACGACCTGGCCACCTCTATTCTCTCCGCACAGTTCGACGGCAAACACATCGTCGACGCGTTCAATGAGGGCGGGCTGGAGTTCGACACGTTCGGGAACCACGACTTCGACAGAGGGCCGGACGTGTTGCGGGACCGCATTTCCGACAGCGAGTTCCAGTGGGTGAGCGCGAACGCCCGCAACGCACAAACGGGCGACGTGTTCGGCGCTGAACAGGGAGCGAGCCAGTACGAACTCGTTTCGGCCGGCGATGTGACTGTCGGGCTCACGGGCATAATCAACGTCGAAGCGCCGACGATCACCACCATGGGCGAGACGACGGAGGTCCCGGGCCTCGAAGCCCCGGTCGAGGAAGTCGTGACCGAAATGCGGGACGACGGCGCTGATCTTGTCGTCGTGCTGTCCCACGTGGCAAGCCCGGCCGCCGTCGAGCTCGCGGAGTCTGTCGACGGTATCGACGCCATCGTCGGCGACCACGCCGCGACGTTCTCCGAGGAGCCCCAAGTCGTGAACGACACGGTGCTTTCCTTTGTTGACGACGAGTACGACTACCTCGGCGAACTGACGCTCACTGTCGAAGACGGGGAGCGAACCGACCACAGCCTGACGGTGTACGACACCGCTGCCGCGGTTGATGAGGGCCGCGTCGAACCGCACCCAGGTGTGTTCGAAGTCGCGGAAAGCTACGAAAGCAAGCTCAGCGACGAGCTCGACGTCGTCATCGGAGAGACAACCGTCCCACTCGATGCCCGCGAGGACACTGTGCGTTCCGAGGAGTCAAACTTCGGGAATTACATCGCCGATGCGCTCCGCAGCCACGGCAACGCGGACGTCGCAATCCAGAACGGTGGGGGTATCCGGACCGACGAACTCTACCCCGAAGGGGACATCACGAGACGAATGGTCTACAGCGTCCTCCCGTTCGGGAACAACCAGGTGACCATCGAGGTCACCGGTGAAACGCTGGTCGAGGCACTGGAGCTCAGTTCGACCGGCGGGGGCGGATTCCTGCAGGTGAGCGGTATGCGCTACACATACGACCCGGACAAATCGAAGGGCGACCGCGTCACGGAGGTAACAGTCGGTGGTGAGCCACTCGACACCGAAGCGACCTACACCGTCGCAACGAACGGCTTCACCGCCACAGGCGGCGACAGCTACACGATGTTCCAGGACGCCCCGAGGATTATCGACGCGAACGAGGGCGAACTGCTGTCGGTCATCGTCGAGGACGCAATCGAGGAGGACGGGACGATTTCGCCGTCGGTCGAAGGCCGAATCAAGACAGAGTAGCTACGAACATGGATTCGCTTGGCCGACCATGATTGTCTCGCCGCTGTGTGCGGCGTGTCCTACACTGGGCCGCATCGCCGTCGTGCGCTCTCTCGGCGTCGGTCGTCTGGCATCCCAGCGCCCGCCTTCCGTGCGATGGTTGTAGCCGGGTTCCGTCGTCTCGGCGGTAGCAGATTCTCTCCCGATGTGGCACTCTGGCCCGGAGTTGCATCTCGATCGTAGCTGACAGTACACGGCCAGGCCATGTCTGGCGTGAGAACTGTCATCTCCTCGCTGTGTCCCCGAGTAGCCCCCTACGTCCCGTCTCCGAGCGTGAGCGTCGTGTCGTCGAACTCCAGAAACGCAGTCTGGTAGCCGCGATGTCGCGCGACCTGTGGCGGGGCCCCGACCGAAAGCGTCACGTCGTCACCCATCGCGATAGCAGGGAACGGGGCACCGTAATGATACCCCAGTTCGGGGTGAATGGCTGCCTTCAGTGGCTCGCGGACCTCCTCGCCGGCGTTGGCCACAGTTGCTCGGAGACCCATGAACGGGAGGGGATACTGGTTGTACGGCGTTCGAGCGGACACGGCGAGATACGGACCAGAGCTGTCGATTCCGGCCGGAGCCCTACGCAGCACCTGCACCACAAATTCCGCAGCACCACTTTCGATGATCCCGCCGTGTTCACCCGGTAGCGACGCTGCATCCGCCAGCCTTCCGTCGGGCTGCATATCCGTCTCCATCGGTTCGAGCGCCCCCGCTTGTCCCGCCTCGTCGACGAACCGCTCGCGAATGTTGTTCGTGATGTCGGTTCTGAACAGCAGGTCGAACTCGGCGTCCACCGCGTCGGTGAACCGCCCGCGATACTCCCCTAACTGCCGCGCTGAGACCGGGTCAAACGAGAGTTGCACCGTGTACTCTCCCTCCTCCGGAAACGCGACGTTGTCCCCGAAGTGTGGGCCCATCTGCTGGGACAGCATCGGCCACAGCGACTTTTCGGTCACACTGTCGCCGCTCGCGGCATCTCGAACCTCGACAGGCGGGCTACCCAGCGGGATGCGCTGGTTGTACTCCGGGTCCCACACGGTTGCCATGAGATGCAGTCCCTGCCCGTCCTCGATCTGTACGTAACTCTTCTCCTTGCCAGTTAGTATCCAGAAGTCGTGAAGCAGTGTATAGGACATCGCCACCATATACGGTCCTACCTCCGCCATACCGACCATCCGCATCCCGTCTTGATGTGCCGGGATGTGCACTAATGGCCGTTCCTGGGCAGACGCTGTCGGGAGCTCATTTCCCCGTCCCTGTTCGGTTCCCTCGGGCGTCGATTCGGTACCGCCAGGTGCAGCCTCGGACGGGGTCTCGTCCGCGGCGTCATCCCCCGTTGCACAGCCGGCGACACTCACCCCAAGTGCTACCCCGCTCGTAGCGATGAAGTCCCGGCGCGTCGGGTTTCTCCTGGGCGACATGGTATCCCTCTGCTCTCGGAAAGGATAAAAAACCTTGTCAGGGATAGACCGTCGCCGTCGTTCGGGCGGACTGTGGGGCCGGCTGGGTCACGACGGACGGGGGAACGAGCGTTTCGAGCGGGGCGGGAGCAAGTAGTTCCCGCGTCGAACCGTCGTAACGTATTGCAGTATCCCGTTGTTGTTCTTCGTACCGACGCCGCCGACATTCGCAACGTCGTCGCCGTTCATGGCGTTCCGGGTCCGGATAAAGTCCGTTATGCCCTCCTGAAGACTGAGGAAGTGTACTCCGGTTTGGCCATCGTCTACCGTCGCGAAATCGCGCCGGAGGAGCCGTGGGTCACCGCCCTCATCTCGTGTACGCGCGAGTTTCTGTGCGTGCCCGACCACTCCCTTCTCAAATGCGTCGTCCTCGACTCGGTCAGCGACGCCAGTCTCCGCTACGAGCGACGAATCACCGAGGTTGTCGCCCACGCCCTCGACCAGGTTCTTCGCTGCGTGCGTCGCCGAGAACATCTTGGCGACGCGCTGTTCCCGGGAGTCTTGGTTGTACCACTGTTCCAGTTCCGTGTGTAGCAGTGAGAGGTGTTGCGTGGTCCCGCCCGTGAACGGCCCCTCCGCGATCGTTACGCTGTCTTCCGTCGCCTGATTCTGTCGAAACCCCGATTTGAAACCCATGAACAGCGGTGCATCTTCGGGGACCGCGCCGTCCGGAACGCCATCCACGTCGTCGTGTTCCGCCGGGAGCCCCGCACCGATAAACCCTGTCCGTCGGTCGATCAAATCGACCGTCCCGTCTATGGTTTCGGTGACTTCGCTCCCGTTTGCGGTCTCCAGCTCACCGAACAGCGCTTGCTTGGCCTCCAGCACCGCCGAAGCGCGGTCGCTTGCCAGATGAACGAGGAGATCCGGGGTATCGAACGACGGGTCCTCGAAAGGGGCCAGCGCCGCTGGCTGTGGCAGGTCGACCAACTCGGAGAGCGGTTCGTCATACCGGTCGAAGTACGCTGGGGAGTAGCCGACAGTAAACAGAAGCCCGTCAGACCCCCACCGATACGTCTCCTCTAGCTCGCGAAACGCGTTCTCCGCTTGTGTCCGGTCGCCATCATTGACCGGTCCGTCGCCAACATAGTCGGCCAGCAACAACACATGGTGCCGAGCCGGCACCGGATTCCCGTGCTCGTCGGTTCGAGAGAACTCGTTCCACGCGTGCTGTCGACTCGGTAGTTCAGCCTCCGATTCGGTGCCAGCCGGCCGGTCTGTACCGCGGTCTGTCCCTCCCGCCTCCGTTGGCTGCCCCTCCAGGTCGAGGCAGGCTGCGAGCCCTGTCGACCCTCCGAGGGCGACGGCTGCGCGGAGCGTTTCCCGGCGGGTCAGGGTCCTGTCTCCGTCTGTCATCAACTACTATCCGTTCGGACGATTCCGGCATAAGTATTCGCCTGGGACCCAACAGGACGACGCTCGGCGGCCTGTCCCCGCGAACGACGAGACGGCTCGCTACTGCGGCAGTCAAAACGGACGGAGTGCGCTTACCGGGAAAAACAGTGCCGCTATTCGTAGATGTGGACGCTCCCGGTGGTGTTGTCCTCGATGTAGTCCCAGTCGTACTCCACGCCCAGGCCGGGGCCGTCGGGGACGCTGACCGTCCCGTCGTCGTCGACGGCGTCCATCAGGTCGGAGTAGCCGCCCTCGTACACTGGCGGCTGGGTGTTCTGGCAGTCCGGGTGGACCAGCGCCATCTCGTAGTAGTTCGAGTTCCGGCAGGCGGCGATGCAGTGGCGCTGGGCGGGGCCGGGTGCGTGGAACTCCACGTCGAGGCCGTACGCTTCGGCCATGCGAGCCACCTTGATCGCGCCGGTGATGCCTGCATCGTACTCGGGGTCGGCTCGGAGGAAGTCGGTTGCCTCGCTGGCGGCGAAGTCGGATTTGATCTCCAGTCCGCGGATGTGTTCAGTCTGGAGGATCGGCGTGTCGAGTTTCTGTGCCAGCTTCTTGTGGGCGTGCTGTGAGATACCGCCGTCGCGGAACGGGTCCTCGTACCAGAAGAAGCCCTGTTCATCGAGCGCCCGGCCCAGTTCCAGCGCGTCGGCGAACGTCTCCAGTTCGCAGGCGGGGTCGTGCATCAGGTCCATCTCGTCGCCGACCGCTTCGCCGACGGCGTGGACTGCCTCGACTTCGCGGTCGAGACTTCGGGCGTCGTCGCCGCCGCCCCAGCCGTGAATCTTGAAGCCGCCGAAGCCCTCGTCGCGGCACTCCTCGGCGAAGTCGGCGAAGGCCTCGGGCGAGTCCAGCCCGCCCGCGTCGTCGCCGTGGTACGTCGACGCGTAGGTGGGGATACGCTCGCGGTAGGTCCCCAGCAGTTCGTGAATCGGTGCGTCGTAGTACTTGCCGGCGAAGTCCCACAGCGCGATGTCGATTGGGCCGATGCCCATCCGGTCGTACTTCCGGAGCGCGCGCTTGCATTCGGACCAGTGTTTCTCGCGTTTCAGCGGGTCCTTGCCGATGAGGTACTTCGCGATGATGTTGTACTGGGCGGCTGCCGGCGAGTTCCCGCCGACGTACTCGCCCGTGATTCCCTCGTCAGTGTGAATCTGTACGCCGAACAGTTTCCGCGTGGTTGTCTCGCCCGGCGCATAGACCAGATTGAAGCCGTGCTTGTCGGTCCCGACGTCATTAAGGGGGTACTCGAACTCTCGGCTTTCGATCCTCGTTATCGTTGGCGACATTTGCCGGACATACTGTGGTGGGGATATTAAAGCTACCCCGCGACAGATACGCCGTCTCTGTTTGAGCGGCCGACACAGCAGCCACCGGAACCACGGTCTCATACTGCCAGCTGTAAGTCTGTGAAGAATCTCGCCATCTCGGGGTGGCGAATATCTTGAAATAGTTACAGCCGGCAGTATCACTCAGTCCAGCGCGTCAATACGACGAATACCGGCCTCACCCAGCCGAACCGAACAGCCGATGTACAGCGGCTCGATGACTCGGGGGTAGTCGAACGACACCGCGTGCTCGTGGAGCACCTTCGGGTCGCCGGCTTCGCCCTGCCACATATCGTGATGTGAGGGGAGCAACCGGGATAGCTGGAGCTGATTTGCGGCCTCGATAATCTCGTTTTCGTCCATGTACCACTTCGTTCTGACACCGCAGTCCGGCTCGGGCTCGTAGATAGAGCCGACGGTGCCAAACGCCAGCGCGCCCACGTCGATGTCGAACTGTTCGCCGACGTCGGCAAACGCCTCGGCAGGCCGGCTATCGCCGGCGTGGAAGAACGTCCCGGCGTCGTGCTTGATGACGTACCCCACCGGTTCGATGGCGTCGGGGTCGTTGGTGCCAGTAACGTGAACGGTGAAATCACCGACAGCGAACTCGTCGCCGACGGCGATCTCGTTGCGCTGCTCGTCGGGCACCCGCATCTCACCGTCGTAGTCCGGAGAGTCGTACGACGCCGACGGCGCATACAGGTCCGCTCCGAGGTCCTCGACCAGCGGGCCGTACGACGGCGGGTGCATGTGGTCGATGTGTTCATGTGTGACGAGCGTGGCATCACACTGGGTCGCGTCGGCGGGGTCCATCGGTACCGGAATCATGCGGATGAGGTTCGGCGGGTCGCCAGTCCCGAAGTAGGGGTCGATGTACAGCGTCGTCGACTGCGACCGGAGTACGAAGCCGTTACAGCCGAGATACCAGATTACGACGCCATCGCCGGGGTCTGTCGCCTCTATCTCGTCGTGGACGAACCAGTCGTCCCACGTTGACTGAACCATGCGCCGAACTACGCCTGGCCGGGTCAAAAAATCTCGTACCGCATTCAGTCGAGTGTGACTGTCGACTCCGTCTCGGAGGCCTCGTAGATTGCCTTGATCGTGTTGATGTCGACGAGGCCGTGTTCACCGTCGGCGTAGGGCTCAGTGTCGGTCAGCAGACAGTGGGCGAAGTACTCGAACTCTTCTTCCATCTGATCGATCTGTTCGAAGTCGATGTCGACCGTCGTTCCCTCGTGAGAAAGCTGGAGCGCGCGGTCGTCCCAGGGATAGAAGGCCGGTTCGACGCGGACCTTGCCCTCGGTTCCGAGTACGGAGATGTGACTGTCGAGATGGGCGTTCTGGCTGGCTGTACACATCGCGTACATGTGGCCGGGGAAATCTAACTGGAACGCGCCGTGTTCGTCTGGCACGTCGGCGAACTCTTCCTGTACCGATGCGACAGTCCCCCGGACGGCCACGGGGTCGGCATCCAGCAGGAATCGGCTCGTGTTCAGCGGATAGAGGCCGATATCCATCACGGCACAGCCGCCGGAAAGCTCCCCGTCCAGCCGCCACTGGTCGGGGTCGGGGACGAGTTCGAGGATGGGCTCGGTCATATTCCCGTGGACGAACAGCGGTTCGCCGATGTACCCTTCGTCGATGAGGTCTTTCGCCCGCCGGACGGCTGGCTCGGTGTGCATCCGGTAGGCGATCATCAGCGTCGCGTCGTGTTCGTCACAGACCTCGACCATTCGCTCGGCGCGCTCGATGGTGGCCTCCATCGGCTTCTCACAGAGGATTGCCTTCCCCAGTTCTGCCGCCGTCTCGACGTAGGGGAGGTGGAGCGCGTTCGGGGTGACAATGTAGACGGCGTCGTACGCGTCGCTCGCAGCCCCGTCGTGGAACTCCTCGTAGGTGATCGCGTGTTCGACTGTCTCCGAATCAGCGGCCACATCGGCCGCCTTCTCGCGGTCACTGCTGACCAGCACAGTCGTTTCACAGAGGTCCCCCGCGTCGACGGCGGGCATCGCCTGTTCGGTGGTCCACCAGCCGACGCCGATCATCGCGAACCGTACTGGATCGTTGGTCTCTGTCTGTTCCTGCCAGTCTCGACGGTCGAATCCTCCCGTGAGCGCGTCAACGTTCATGCCACTGCCATCGACTGGCTGGATATTATCTTTTGTGTTGGCACGCCCGTGTCAGCTCCCGCTGTTCCAGAGTGGCGAATGGTAGTTCGTCTGTTGAGTAAACTAGTCCCAGCAGATGACATAGATGTTTGGTATTATGGAACGATATGACAGTCTCACCCGCATATATTCTACAGCGACCCGTCGATAATCCGGGCGGAAAATACTGTTTCACGGGCCGTCTGTGGACTGTCTTCGTCTACGCTCTCCGGTTTCCGTATCGAGAATAACGACAGTACAACCGTTACGGGAACATTCCATAATACTGAACGGACTGTCGAGGGCGGAGCGCCACGGTTCGTTTGACAAGGGGGCCGCTTCGAAGCTCCGCCCCGCTCGCTGTGTTCACACGGGGTGTCTACAATGACTGCCAACGACAGAACGGCGCTGCGCCCAATCGGATACCGGTCCCGTTTCTCGCCGTATTCTGACCGGTCCGGCTAGTGGCACTTCGCGGTAGTGAAACTTGCTTCGGATGCCGGGGCGCTAATAACGAGAGTGGAACGTCTGTACGGGACAGACAGTGTCGATGCTGGGACCGTTCCACCATCGTCGGCCGGTTGGGCTACGACCATGACTTTGTACGCTCGCTCTTGCGGTGGACAAGAGCAACAGGATATTAAGAATAATACTATATAACTTTATTGTAACAGAAACTACACCGTCAGCGACGGTGGCCGCCTCGATTAGCTGTTGCGGTACACCGTCTTGATGTAGCTGAAGAACTCCAGCCCGGCGTCGCCCTGCTCGCGGTAGGTGTTCGTCGAGGAGCGCTTGAGGCCGCCGAAGGGAACGTGCAGTTCCAGTCCGGTCGTCTTCTCGTTGACCTTGACCACACCAGACTCGGAGCGCTCGATGAACTCGTTTTCCTCCTCGATTCGGTCGGTCACGATGCTGGCCGAGAGCCCGTAGTCGATGTCGTTGGCGACCTCGACACCTTCGTCGAAGTCGGAGACAGGAATCACGGCGAGCACCGGCCCGAACACCTCTTCCTGTGCGATGCGCATGTCAGGTTCGACGTCGGAGAAGACGGCCGGCGAGATGAAGTTCCCGGCGTCGTACTCGCCACCAGCGAGCTCTTCGCCGCCCGTTTCGAGGGTTGCTCCCTCCGACTGTGCGATGTCGATGTACTCCAGGCTCCCCGCGAGCTCATCCTCACTGACGTGGGGACCCATGCCGGCCCGGTCGAGGCCGTTTCCGATCTCGAGCGACTCTGCATAGTCGACGACGGCGTCGAGGAACTCGTCGTACACGTCCTCGTGGACGATGGCCCGGGACGTGGCCGTACAGGCCTGGCCCGTCCCGCCGAAGGCCCCTGCTCCGACGATGTCGGCCGCTTTGTCCACGTCGGCGCTCGGCATGACAACGGTCGGGTTCTTCCCGCCCATCTCTGCCTGCGCGCGCTTCCCGTTGCTTGTCGCCTGTTCGTAGACGTGCTCGCCGACGGCCGCGCTGCCGGTGAACGACACTACGTCGACATCCTCGTGGGTGGTCAGTCGCTCGCCGACCTCGCTCCCGGGGCCACAGACCAGGTTGATAGCGCCGTCCGGAATACCGGCCTCGTCAAGCGCCTCGACGATCATTGCGCCGACGGTCGGCGCCTGCATCGCGGGCTTGATGACGACGGTGTTGCCGACCGCAAGCGCCGGGGCGATCTTCCAGGCCGGAATCGCGATGGGGTAGTTCCACGGCGTGATAAGCGCCGCGACGCCCATCGGCTCTTTTTTCGTCTGCAGACCGGCGCGGCCGCCGCTTGGCTGTTTGACAGTGCCGCCGAAGTCGCGGGCCTTCTCCGCGTAGTAATAGAAGATATCAATCGCACGCTGTACCTCGCCCTCGGCTTCGCCGAGCGGTTTCCCCTCTTCGCGGGTCAGCGTCTCCGCAAGCTCGTCTTTCCGGGACTTCAGGATTTCACCGGTCTCACGCAGGAGCACGCCGCGCTCCGGGCCAGACATTCCGCCCCATTCGTCTGTTGCTTCCGCCGCGGCCGCGACCGCTTCGTCGGCGTCCGCCGCCGAGGCCACCGGAACCGTGCTGACGACGTCAGTCTCGTCTGCCGGGTTCGTGACGTCCTGTGTCTCTCCGCTCCCGGTCCACTCACCGCCGATATAGTTCTCATACGTCTGCGTCATACGTTTGATTCATCTCATTCCCAATACTTACGCGTTTCCCATCCTTCGCTGTGCCGCGTCGTTCGACGGTATGGAACGACCGGTGGGTCACGGGGGAATGCTGGATAACAGGCACCGTAGCCAGTGTACC
The genomic region above belongs to Haloarcula hispanica ATCC 33960 and contains:
- the xacF gene encoding 2,5-dioxovalerate dehydrogenase; this translates as MTQTYENYIGGEWTGSGETQDVTNPADETDVVSTVPVASAADADEAVAAAAEATDEWGGMSGPERGVLLRETGEILKSRKDELAETLTREEGKPLGEAEGEVQRAIDIFYYYAEKARDFGGTVKQPSGGRAGLQTKKEPMGVAALITPWNYPIAIPAWKIAPALAVGNTVVIKPAMQAPTVGAMIVEALDEAGIPDGAINLVCGPGSEVGERLTTHEDVDVVSFTGSAAVGEHVYEQATSNGKRAQAEMGGKNPTVVMPSADVDKAADIVGAGAFGGTGQACTATSRAIVHEDVYDEFLDAVVDYAESLEIGNGLDRAGMGPHVSEDELAGSLEYIDIAQSEGATLETGGEELAGGEYDAGNFISPAVFSDVEPDMRIAQEEVFGPVLAVIPVSDFDEGVEVANDIDYGLSASIVTDRIEEENEFIERSESGVVKVNEKTTGLELHVPFGGLKRSSTNTYREQGDAGLEFFSYIKTVYRNS